In Thermomicrobiales bacterium, one genomic interval encodes:
- a CDS encoding ATP-binding cassette domain-containing protein yields the protein MATPLAISATNLTKSYRGQQVLCGINLHVPAGSVFALLGPNGAGKTTTVRILATLTKPSGGTAQVA from the coding sequence ATGGCGACTCCGCTCGCAATCTCAGCAACCAACCTCACGAAGTCGTACCGTGGGCAGCAGGTCTTATGCGGCATCAACCTGCACGTCCCTGCCGGAAGTGTCTTCGCGTTGCTCGGCCCGAACGGCGCGGGCAAGACAACGACCGTCCGCATCCTCGCCACGCTGACCAAACCATCGGGCGGAACGGCACAGGTCGCC